In Nyctibius grandis isolate bNycGra1 chromosome 6, bNycGra1.pri, whole genome shotgun sequence, a single genomic region encodes these proteins:
- the POU4F2 gene encoding POU domain, class 4, transcription factor 2, with protein sequence MMMSLSSKQPFGLPHGGGGGGLHETKYSALHTASPCPSAAAAAPAASSPSSTGTGGSAGRGSGSGPGSGGSGPGSGGSGSGSGPGGGGGGAEAMRRACLPAPPSNIFGGLDESLLARAEALAAVDIVSPSKSHHHHPPHHSPFKPDATYHTMNTIPCTSAASSSSVPISHPSALSGTHHHHHHHHHHHHQPHQALEGELLEHLTPGLALGAMAAPDGAVVSTPGHAPHMAGMNPMHPAALGMAHAHGLPAHMGCMSDVDADPRDLEAFAERFKQRRIKLGVTQADVGSALANLKIPGVGSLSQSTICRFESLTLSHNNMIALKPILQAWLEEAEKSHREKLAKPELFSGAEKKRKRTSIAAPEKRSLEAYFALQPRPSSEKIAAIAEKLDLKKNVVRVWFCNQRQKQKRMKYSAGI encoded by the exons ATGATGATGTCCCTGAGCAGCAAGCAGCCCTTCGGCCTCCCCcacggcggcggtggcggcggcctCCACGAAACCAAGTACTCGGCCCTGCACACCGCCTCGCCCtgcccctccgccgccgccgccgcccccgccgccagctcccccagcagcaccggCACCGGCGGCTCCGCCGGACGCGGCtccggctccggccccggcagcggcggctccggccccggcagcggcggctccggctcgggctccggccccggcggcggcggcggcggcgcggaggcGATGCGGCGGGCCTGCCTGCCCGCCCCTCCG AGCAATATATTCGGCGGTCTGGACGAGAGCCTGCTGGCCCGCGCCGAAGCCCTGGCAGCAGTGGACATCGTCTCCCCGAGCAagagccaccaccaccacccgcCGCACCACAGCCCCTTCAAGCCGGACGCCACCTACCACACCATGAACACCATCCCCTGCACCTcggccgcctcctcctcctcggtgCCCATCTCCCACCCGTCCGCCCTGTCGggcacccaccaccaccaccaccatcaccaccaccaccaccaccagccccaccagGCGCTGGAGGGGGAACTCTTGGAGCACCTGACGCCGGGGCTGGCGCTGGGGGCCATGGCGGCCCCCGACGGCGCTGTGGTCTCCACGCCAGGCCACGCTCCCCACATGGCCGGCATGAACCCCATGCACCCGGCGGCACTGGGCATGGCCCACGCCCACGGGCTACCGGCCCACATGGGCTGCATGAGCGACGTGGACGCAGACCCCCGCGACCTGGAGGCCTTCGCCGAGCGCTTTAAGCAGCGCCGCATCAAGCTGGGGGTGACCCAGGCCGACGTGGGCTCGGCGCTGGCCAACCTGAAGATCCCGGGGGTGGGATCCCTCAGCCAGAGCACTATCTGCCGCTTCGAGTCCCTCACCCTCTCCCACAACAACATGATCGCCCTCAAGCCCATCCTGCAGGCCTGGCTGGAGGAGGCCGAGAAGTCCCACCGCGAGAAGCTGGCCAAGCCCGAGCTCTTCAGCGGCGCGGAGAAGAAGCGCAAGCGGACCTCCATCGCCGCCCCCGAGAAGCGTTCATTGGAGGCCTACTTCGCCCTCCAGCCCCGGCCCTCCTCCGAGAAGATCGCCGCCATCGCCGAGAAGCTGGACCTCAAGAAGAACGTGGTCCGCGTCTGGTTCTGCAACCAGCGCCAGAAGCAGAAGCGCATGAAGTACTCGGCCGGCATCTGA